The following proteins are encoded in a genomic region of Verrucomicrobiaceae bacterium:
- a CDS encoding response regulator transcription factor, whose protein sequence is MTERELNILRLIVQGRSNKEIVTELHMSGGLVKKEISSLLAKLGAADRTRAATLAIERGIVHL, encoded by the coding sequence CTGACGGAGCGTGAGTTGAACATCCTGCGCCTCATCGTGCAGGGCCGGAGCAACAAGGAAATCGTCACGGAGCTGCACATGAGCGGAGGTCTCGTGAAAAAGGAGATTTCCAGCCTGCTGGCAAAGCTGGGTGCCGCCGACCGCACGCGTGCTGCCACGCTGGCGATTGAGCGCGGGATCGTGCATCTGTGA
- a CDS encoding endo-polygalacturonase has protein sequence MHVYPPVPGLAASGHYQVRLRSAGDGAEWQSAFAFETACKTIEKKTDAYFDTLAGWSHAYVNFEMDAAVEVEITRVDGQPIRSAAVHPQRKASACLVKDGKTFVTLDKPCLVAVDIDGQMDGQDTGKGYKGPPIHTISLFANPVLSVKPKPSDPAVMTVKPGEKPPTDGSWTTLYFLPGVHDIGLAYPLRTGCNYYIPGDAIVYGTLSSREWAKGKNIRIFGHGTLSGARLKHPEYAIPKVAGKDHGKYRPIEIVGAMDARVEGITIADSATHSLMLVHPYAPEHPNAVQWTKIFTWRVNGDGINPFGNTLIEDCFIRTQDDSLYVNGLGIRRCVLWNDANGSSFVLSSVSSVGERKLIVEDCDVIYSRAKWHQWSGGRVFNIRGENDGPGGSGVIFRNIRIEDSRPTLQQFFLCMTMPPPYSKKGEKSGAGDISGIHFQNISIAAPSVFGEPQILWGQSDARLRNLTFENLTLGGKLITEPGFFKTNEFVGDLIFRR, from the coding sequence CTGCATGTCTATCCGCCTGTGCCGGGGCTTGCGGCTTCAGGGCATTATCAAGTGCGGCTGCGCTCTGCTGGCGATGGCGCTGAGTGGCAGAGTGCCTTCGCGTTTGAGACAGCGTGCAAGACGATTGAGAAGAAGACGGACGCTTACTTCGACACCCTCGCGGGCTGGTCCCATGCTTATGTGAACTTTGAAATGGATGCTGCGGTGGAGGTCGAGATCACCCGCGTCGATGGCCAGCCGATCCGCAGCGCTGCCGTGCATCCGCAGCGCAAAGCCTCCGCGTGTTTGGTGAAAGACGGCAAGACATTCGTCACGCTCGACAAGCCATGCCTCGTCGCGGTGGACATCGACGGGCAGATGGACGGACAAGACACTGGCAAGGGCTACAAAGGCCCGCCCATTCACACGATCTCGCTTTTTGCCAATCCGGTCTTGAGTGTCAAACCGAAGCCCAGCGACCCCGCTGTGATGACGGTGAAGCCGGGCGAGAAACCGCCCACCGATGGCTCATGGACCACACTCTACTTTCTGCCGGGAGTGCATGACATCGGGCTGGCTTATCCACTGCGGACGGGCTGCAATTATTACATCCCAGGCGATGCCATCGTGTATGGCACGCTGTCGAGTCGAGAGTGGGCCAAGGGCAAAAACATCCGTATCTTTGGTCACGGCACACTGTCCGGTGCTCGTTTAAAACATCCCGAATATGCGATTCCCAAAGTCGCTGGCAAAGACCATGGCAAGTATCGCCCCATCGAGATCGTCGGAGCCATGGACGCACGCGTGGAGGGCATCACCATTGCCGACTCCGCCACGCACTCACTCATGCTGGTGCATCCTTATGCGCCCGAGCATCCCAACGCGGTGCAGTGGACCAAGATCTTCACTTGGCGTGTGAATGGCGATGGCATCAATCCCTTTGGCAACACACTCATCGAAGACTGCTTCATCCGCACGCAGGATGACTCGCTCTATGTCAACGGCCTCGGCATCCGCCGCTGTGTGTTGTGGAATGATGCCAATGGCTCCTCCTTCGTGCTCTCCAGTGTGTCGAGTGTTGGTGAGCGGAAGCTCATCGTGGAGGATTGCGATGTGATCTATTCGCGGGCCAAGTGGCATCAGTGGAGTGGTGGCCGCGTCTTCAATATCCGTGGTGAGAATGACGGCCCAGGCGGCAGTGGCGTGATCTTCCGCAACATCCGCATCGAAGACTCGCGCCCCACGCTTCAGCAGTTTTTCCTCTGCATGACGATGCCACCTCCATACTCCAAGAAGGGCGAAAAATCAGGCGCAGGAGACATCTCCGGCATCCACTTTCAAAACATTTCCATCGCCGCGCCCAGCGTCTTCGGTGAGCCGCAGATCCTCTGGGGCCAGAGCGATGCACGCCTCCGCAATCTGACCTTTGAAAACCTCACGCTCGGCGGCAAGCTCATCACAGAACCAGGCTTCTTCAAAACGAACGAGTTTGTCGGAGACCTGATCTTCCGGCGGTAA
- a CDS encoding IS4 family transposase, protein MSKPKHTQATQPARHHINVLGQILKLIPRSIISTAARETGVDAKARTFSVMSHLGTMIFAQLAHALSLNDICDWLRLKTRAIAAFGLTPPSRNNLSHANKERDARFTELVFWRTLEHLHHCDASFCSQRPGRSSRAPLHRFKVRIHAVDSTVMELVANCMGWARHRRRKAAAKMHLRLSLNSFLPTFAIVGSAGEHDNKRARELCAGLKEGEVVVFDKAYVDFAHLHDLDLRGVQWVTRAKDNLRYRALRNLPVVKGSGIVKDQIVKLTGTKWKSLSGWTVRRVEAWVEVDGEKRLMVFITNNTHWSPRSVCDLYRARWDIEVFFKQVKQTLKLGDFLGHNANAIRWQVWTALLVYVLLRFAAHMSQWGHSFTRLFAVARASMWERLDLLGVLQSYGTAGGSFKILGSPHTSWLPGFEPAGTQSHGTAPA, encoded by the coding sequence ATGTCAAAACCAAAACACACCCAAGCCACCCAGCCAGCACGCCATCACATCAACGTTCTCGGCCAGATTCTCAAGCTCATACCGCGCAGCATCATCAGCACCGCTGCCAGGGAGACCGGCGTGGACGCCAAGGCGCGGACCTTTAGTGTCATGAGCCACCTCGGCACGATGATCTTCGCCCAGCTCGCCCACGCCCTGAGCCTCAACGACATCTGCGACTGGCTGCGGCTCAAGACCCGCGCCATCGCCGCCTTTGGCCTCACCCCGCCCTCGCGCAACAACCTCTCCCACGCCAACAAGGAGCGCGACGCTCGCTTCACCGAGCTGGTCTTCTGGCGCACGCTCGAACATCTGCATCATTGCGATGCGAGCTTTTGCTCTCAGCGGCCCGGCCGCAGTTCACGCGCTCCGCTTCACCGTTTCAAAGTGAGGATTCACGCGGTTGACTCCACTGTGATGGAACTGGTGGCCAACTGCATGGGCTGGGCCAGGCACCGCCGCCGCAAGGCCGCCGCCAAGATGCACCTGCGCCTGAGCTTGAACAGCTTCCTGCCCACCTTCGCCATCGTGGGCAGCGCCGGCGAGCATGACAACAAGCGCGCCCGTGAGCTTTGCGCCGGATTGAAAGAGGGCGAAGTGGTCGTCTTTGACAAGGCGTATGTGGACTTCGCCCACCTGCATGATCTCGATTTGCGCGGCGTGCAGTGGGTCACCCGCGCCAAGGACAACCTCCGCTACCGCGCCCTTCGCAACCTGCCGGTGGTCAAAGGCAGCGGCATTGTGAAGGATCAGATCGTCAAGCTCACCGGGACGAAGTGGAAGTCGCTCTCCGGTTGGACCGTGCGGCGGGTCGAGGCATGGGTGGAGGTCGATGGCGAGAAGCGCCTGATGGTCTTCATCACCAACAACACCCATTGGAGTCCTCGCAGCGTCTGCGACCTCTACCGCGCCCGCTGGGACATTGAGGTGTTCTTCAAACAGGTGAAGCAAACACTCAAGCTCGGCGACTTTTTGGGGCACAACGCCAACGCGATCCGCTGGCAGGTGTGGACGGCGCTGCTGGTGTATGTGCTGCTGCGCTTCGCCGCACACATGAGCCAGTGGGGCCACAGCTTCACGCGGCTCTTTGCTGTGGCCCGCGCGTCGATGTGGGAACGGCTCGATCTGCTTGGCGTTTTACAAAGCTATGGGACAGCAGGTGGCAGTTTCAAAATACTGGGCAGTCCGCATACCTCGTGGTTGCCAGGGTTTGAGCCTGCGGGCACGCAATCTCATGGGACAGCACCCGCGTGA
- a CDS encoding helix-turn-helix transcriptional regulator: MPSNREREAFEYATRVCGRLPRCVQECRECAHLSRYGLQKCCGVSRDTIGDIENGETVPTLFWAARMVYGMGLTLTEFVERLEAGPSEMSD, translated from the coding sequence ATGCCCTCCAATCGGGAGCGTGAAGCTTTCGAGTATGCCACACGCGTGTGCGGCCGGTTGCCGCGTTGTGTGCAGGAGTGCCGGGAGTGTGCGCATCTGAGCCGCTATGGCTTGCAGAAGTGCTGCGGGGTGTCGCGGGATACCATCGGGGACATCGAAAACGGGGAGACGGTGCCGACGCTGTTCTGGGCGGCGCGGATGGTCTACGGGATGGGGCTGACGCTGACGGAGTTCGTGGAGAGGCTGGAGGCGGGGCCGTCGGAGATGTCCGACTAA
- a CDS encoding response regulator transcription factor: MKKIRVLIVDDHFMARMGLSVPINGEHDMMVIAEARNGAQALELYRHHQPDVVTMDCMMTDKSGIETTREILAEFPEARILMLSGLEGEEDIFRAVDAGACGYLTKAAERDVVLSAIRQVDAGQTAFPAAVAVKLAARQQREPLTERELNILGLIVQGRSNKEIVTELHMSGGLVKKEISSLLAKLGAADRTRAATLAIERGIVHL; this comes from the coding sequence ATGAAAAAAATCCGCGTTCTCATTGTCGATGATCATTTCATGGCCCGCATGGGCCTCTCCGTGCCGATCAATGGCGAGCACGACATGATGGTGATCGCGGAGGCGCGTAACGGGGCTCAGGCGCTGGAGCTTTACCGCCACCATCAGCCGGATGTGGTCACGATGGACTGCATGATGACGGACAAGAGCGGCATCGAGACTACCCGAGAGATACTGGCAGAGTTTCCCGAGGCGCGGATTCTGATGCTCTCGGGGCTGGAGGGCGAGGAGGACATCTTCCGCGCGGTGGATGCCGGTGCCTGCGGCTATCTCACCAAAGCCGCCGAGCGTGACGTGGTGCTCTCAGCCATCCGGCAGGTGGATGCGGGGCAGACCGCCTTTCCGGCTGCGGTGGCGGTGAAGCTAGCCGCACGCCAGCAGCGCGAGCCTCTGACGGAGCGTGAGTTGAACATCCTGGGCCTCATCGTGCAGGGTCGGAGCAACAAGGAGATCGTCACGGAGCTGCACATGAGCGGAGGTCTGGTGAAGAAGGAGATTTCCAGCCTGCTGGCAAAGCTGGGTGCCGCCGACCGCACGCGTGCTGCCACGCTGGCGATTGAGCGCGGGATCGTGCATTTGTGA
- a CDS encoding DUF1080 domain-containing protein produces MKLLLLIYTFLAAAAAHAQSKAQHPAWTDPETALREDADFAEQGEYAGDGMGVQLVALGAGKFDVWLLTGGLPGAGWEAGKARTLLKGERKNDVIECADASGKTVAILAKGQLSLTLADGVKHGLTRTQRSSPTQGAKPPEGAVVLFDGTSADAWENGKAENGHLLATGCTSKQRFGNYKLHVEFRTPYMPTARGQQRGNSGIYHSGRWETQILDSFGLEGRDNECGGIYSISKPRLNMALPPLAWQTYDVDFTAAKFDAAGKRIAWPRITVKLNGVLVHENLELTKDFTTSAPLSKPLDGPEGPIYLQNHGNPVVFRNIWIVPGK; encoded by the coding sequence ATGAAACTCCTTCTTCTTATCTACACATTCTTGGCGGCTGCCGCTGCTCATGCGCAGTCAAAGGCTCAACATCCAGCGTGGACGGACCCTGAAACCGCGCTGCGCGAGGATGCGGATTTTGCGGAGCAAGGCGAGTATGCTGGAGATGGCATGGGCGTGCAGCTTGTGGCTCTAGGAGCAGGGAAATTTGATGTGTGGCTGCTGACGGGCGGGCTTCCTGGCGCGGGCTGGGAGGCTGGAAAGGCTCGCACGCTGCTCAAAGGTGAGCGGAAAAACGATGTCATCGAATGTGCCGATGCATCTGGTAAAACGGTGGCAATTCTCGCAAAAGGGCAGCTTTCGCTGACCTTGGCAGATGGTGTGAAACACGGCCTCACGCGCACGCAACGCAGCAGCCCGACTCAGGGTGCAAAACCACCGGAAGGAGCGGTGGTGCTGTTTGATGGGACATCCGCCGATGCGTGGGAGAATGGCAAAGCGGAGAATGGCCATCTGCTAGCCACGGGTTGCACCAGCAAGCAGCGCTTCGGCAATTACAAGCTGCATGTGGAGTTCCGCACGCCCTACATGCCGACGGCACGCGGTCAGCAGCGCGGGAACAGTGGCATCTACCACAGCGGGCGCTGGGAGACGCAGATCCTGGATTCCTTTGGGCTCGAAGGCCGCGACAACGAATGTGGCGGCATCTATTCCATCTCTAAGCCTCGGCTAAACATGGCGCTGCCGCCGCTGGCGTGGCAGACCTATGATGTGGACTTCACCGCCGCGAAATTCGATGCCGCAGGCAAACGCATCGCTTGGCCTCGTATCACGGTGAAGCTCAATGGTGTGCTGGTGCATGAAAATTTGGAGCTGACCAAAGACTTCACCACATCAGCGCCGCTGTCGAAACCACTCGATGGCCCCGAAGGCCCAATTTACCTCCAAAATCACGGCAATCCCGTGGTCTTCCGCAACATTTGGATCGTGCCAGGGAAGTGA
- a CDS encoding sensor histidine kinase yields MIPTRSFALLLWLTLMLPVSGQEVLTRCADIRALSREQAAEGRAVRLSGVITSGQKARGAFVLSDDTAGIYVTPGQRDPTSQVEIEWMNVSSLEPGGRVEVQGFTGAGGFAPLVVAQRVVYLGRGELPPARAVTLTELRTGAFDCQQAELRGVVRRWHRDEDSGQLWLQVAEQGGTFSAIVDDAAELDGMAFVDAEVRLNGTCFSFFNTRGEIVGARLRVASPADIAVTAPALTDPFAAPEVSALALRPFRSGPSMLHRQRLAGVVTLCRPGELVYVQTRQRGFRVNTRGSEVFTPGDVVEAAGFVEETGHFAAMDEALVRKTGRAEMPNAVPVSCAEILLPKVNQGRDLRVEDYDGALVALRGRLVRLEALPGHKPRLYLDCEGTLILAELGLDADAALLAHLPMESEVEVTGVCSVTLDQGWPADVMPAPASFSLLLRDVNDLRVVRAPSWWTRQRVLGLLAVVAALAAVIGSWAIALRRRVQAQTEIIRNKIERESVLGERERIARELHDTVEQELMGVNMLLEETKTHLPGNADRAVETLALAHRMLRHCREESRSSIRDLRSVALENLGLPAALEELLRPVAVMNGAQFTVMTEGQHARLSTSKETALLRLCHEAVANAARHSGAANISLRLCYAPGEVSAVIQDDGKGFNPQAPRPTGGHFGLLGMEERADKIGARLKIESTPGQGTQIRITLPLR; encoded by the coding sequence ATGATCCCCACCAGAAGTTTTGCTCTTCTCCTCTGGCTGACTCTGATGCTTCCGGTCAGCGGCCAGGAGGTGCTTACCCGTTGCGCGGACATCCGGGCGCTGTCCCGGGAACAGGCTGCGGAGGGGCGGGCGGTGCGGTTGAGCGGTGTGATCACCTCCGGGCAGAAGGCGCGGGGGGCATTTGTTTTGAGCGATGATACGGCGGGCATCTATGTGACGCCGGGGCAACGTGATCCGACCTCTCAGGTGGAGATCGAGTGGATGAATGTGTCTTCGCTGGAGCCGGGAGGAAGGGTGGAGGTGCAGGGCTTCACCGGGGCGGGCGGGTTTGCGCCCTTGGTGGTGGCTCAGCGGGTGGTGTATCTCGGTCGTGGCGAGTTGCCGCCTGCCCGTGCTGTGACGCTGACGGAGCTGCGAACCGGAGCATTTGATTGCCAGCAGGCGGAGCTGCGTGGCGTGGTGCGGCGCTGGCACCGGGATGAGGATTCTGGGCAGCTCTGGCTGCAAGTGGCGGAGCAGGGCGGGACGTTCAGTGCGATTGTTGACGATGCGGCGGAACTCGATGGCATGGCCTTCGTGGATGCAGAGGTGCGGCTCAATGGGACATGCTTTTCGTTTTTCAACACGCGTGGCGAGATCGTGGGCGCACGTCTGCGGGTGGCAAGCCCGGCGGACATTGCGGTGACCGCGCCTGCTCTGACGGACCCGTTTGCCGCGCCGGAGGTTTCAGCGCTCGCATTGCGTCCCTTTCGCAGCGGTCCGTCGATGCTGCACCGGCAGCGACTCGCGGGTGTGGTGACGCTATGCCGTCCTGGCGAGCTGGTGTATGTGCAGACCAGGCAGCGCGGCTTCCGTGTGAACACGCGTGGCAGCGAGGTTTTCACCCCCGGTGATGTGGTGGAGGCGGCTGGGTTTGTGGAAGAGACGGGGCACTTCGCCGCCATGGACGAGGCGCTGGTGCGCAAGACAGGGCGGGCTGAGATGCCGAATGCGGTGCCTGTTTCCTGCGCGGAGATCCTTCTTCCCAAAGTCAATCAGGGGCGTGATCTACGCGTGGAGGATTACGATGGCGCTCTGGTGGCGCTGCGCGGGCGGCTGGTGCGTCTGGAGGCGCTGCCGGGGCACAAACCGCGTCTGTATTTGGATTGTGAAGGCACGCTGATCCTCGCGGAGCTGGGACTGGATGCCGATGCGGCGTTGCTGGCTCATTTACCAATGGAAAGCGAGGTCGAGGTCACCGGGGTGTGCTCCGTGACGCTCGATCAGGGATGGCCTGCGGATGTGATGCCCGCGCCTGCCAGCTTTTCCCTGTTGCTCCGGGATGTGAATGATCTGCGTGTCGTGCGCGCACCGTCGTGGTGGACACGGCAGCGCGTGCTGGGGCTGCTGGCGGTCGTTGCGGCCTTGGCGGCAGTCATTGGGTCGTGGGCCATCGCGCTACGGCGGCGGGTGCAGGCCCAGACAGAGATCATTCGGAATAAGATCGAGCGAGAGAGCGTGCTGGGTGAGCGCGAGCGGATCGCCCGCGAGCTGCATGACACGGTGGAGCAGGAACTCATGGGCGTGAACATGCTGCTGGAGGAGACGAAGACGCACCTCCCCGGCAATGCGGACCGCGCGGTGGAGACGCTGGCGCTGGCGCACCGGATGCTGCGGCACTGCCGTGAGGAATCACGCTCATCCATCCGCGATCTGCGCTCGGTGGCGCTGGAGAATCTGGGACTGCCAGCCGCTCTGGAAGAACTGCTGCGGCCGGTGGCGGTGATGAACGGGGCTCAGTTCACCGTGATGACGGAGGGACAGCACGCGCGGCTTTCCACGAGCAAGGAGACGGCCCTGCTACGACTCTGTCATGAAGCCGTGGCAAATGCAGCCCGGCACTCCGGCGCGGCAAACATCTCGCTTCGGCTGTGCTATGCGCCGGGTGAAGTGAGCGCGGTCATTCAAGACGATGGGAAGGGATTTAATCCGCAGGCACCTCGTCCCACGGGTGGTCATTTCGGCCTGCTGGGCATGGAGGAGCGGGCGGATAAGATCGGTGCCCGCCTCAAAATCGAAAGCACTCCAGGGCAAGGCACCCAGATCCGCATCACGCTTCCACTCCGATGA
- a CDS encoding HEAT repeat domain-containing protein yields the protein MKSHRLILTLLAVPCFVMAAGKNPPAKMPDLTQGDAVPANAKHDWNLGATGARGWMYCTQMVTTDARQIAITQVENGSASDGILAVGDVLLGVAGKAFSHDPRTELGKALTLAESDAGGGKLTLTRWRAGKTEEVTLQLAVLGNYSATAPFDCPKSKRILDQGCKALVARMDRAGGEPITRSLNALALLASGDASYLPLIKKEAQWAADFSAKDMQTWRYGYVMMLLAEYVIATGDSSVMPGLKRLALESAQGQSAVGSWGHGFARPDGRLRGYGMMNSPGLPLTIGLVLARSAGVKESAVDLAIERSARLLRFYIGKGAVPYGDHHPWIENHDDNGKCGMAAVLFNLLDEPSGADFFSHMSVASHGSERDTGHTGNFFNMLWAMPGVALSGPQTTGAWMQEFGAWYFDLARQHDGRFPHQGPPENNRDSYAGWDCTGAYLLAYAMPLKKIMLTGKRITASTLDAAAAHAFILDGRGWDNKDRHSFYDALSNDELLQRLASWSPIVRERAALAFARRKDAPVSALLPLLESKNLHAQYGACQALGALRGRVAPAVDLLAKTLESKDLWLRIKAADALATIGAPAMKTVPRMLELLAQVDTQNDPRGMQQRYFTFALFENRDGLLSRSLQGVDREALYKAVRAGLQNQDGRARGSIGSVYRNLTLDEIKPLLPAILAAINERAPSGEMFADTICVEGLKLLSKHHIAEGMAACVKYAREQNPWASQKRTPELMQTLLSYGTHAKAVIPDLTRLAEYFEKDEKDFPKNLMIMKATTVRDTIKAIESSTETPALVHIQ from the coding sequence ATGAAATCGCATCGACTCATCCTCACACTTCTCGCTGTGCCCTGCTTCGTCATGGCGGCAGGCAAAAATCCACCCGCGAAGATGCCCGATCTCACGCAGGGCGACGCCGTTCCGGCCAATGCCAAGCATGATTGGAATCTCGGGGCCACTGGTGCTCGCGGTTGGATGTATTGCACTCAGATGGTCACCACCGATGCGCGGCAGATCGCCATCACGCAGGTCGAAAATGGCTCAGCATCGGATGGCATTCTTGCGGTGGGTGATGTGCTGCTCGGTGTCGCGGGGAAGGCTTTTTCACACGATCCTCGCACTGAATTGGGCAAGGCACTCACCCTTGCTGAATCTGATGCTGGCGGCGGCAAACTCACACTCACTCGCTGGCGTGCTGGCAAGACCGAAGAGGTCACGCTGCAACTCGCTGTGCTCGGTAACTACAGTGCCACAGCGCCCTTTGATTGCCCCAAATCAAAGCGCATCCTCGATCAAGGCTGCAAGGCACTCGTCGCCCGCATGGATCGCGCAGGCGGCGAGCCCATCACTCGCTCGCTCAATGCCCTGGCACTCCTGGCCAGCGGCGATGCCAGCTATTTGCCTCTGATCAAAAAGGAAGCGCAGTGGGCTGCCGATTTCTCTGCCAAAGACATGCAGACCTGGCGCTACGGCTATGTGATGATGCTGCTAGCCGAGTATGTGATTGCTACGGGCGATTCGTCTGTGATGCCGGGCCTGAAGCGGCTCGCGCTGGAGTCGGCGCAGGGGCAGAGCGCCGTGGGCTCTTGGGGACATGGTTTTGCTAGGCCAGATGGCCGCTTGCGCGGCTATGGCATGATGAACTCGCCCGGGCTTCCTTTGACCATCGGCCTTGTTTTGGCACGCTCGGCAGGAGTGAAGGAATCGGCAGTGGATCTCGCTATCGAGCGCAGTGCTAGGCTGCTGCGCTTCTACATTGGCAAAGGCGCGGTCCCATATGGTGATCATCATCCATGGATCGAAAACCATGACGACAATGGCAAGTGCGGCATGGCTGCGGTGCTCTTCAATCTGCTGGATGAGCCCTCAGGCGCGGACTTCTTCTCACACATGAGCGTGGCCTCACATGGCTCAGAGCGTGATACTGGCCACACGGGGAATTTCTTCAACATGCTCTGGGCCATGCCCGGCGTGGCTCTCTCCGGCCCACAAACCACCGGCGCATGGATGCAGGAATTCGGTGCGTGGTATTTCGATCTCGCGCGGCAGCACGATGGCCGCTTTCCGCATCAAGGACCGCCAGAGAACAATCGCGATAGCTACGCGGGCTGGGACTGCACCGGGGCCTATCTGCTCGCCTATGCCATGCCTTTGAAAAAAATCATGCTCACGGGCAAGCGCATCACTGCATCAACACTCGATGCCGCTGCTGCACATGCGTTCATCCTGGATGGACGCGGCTGGGACAATAAAGACCGCCATAGCTTCTACGATGCACTCAGTAACGACGAATTGCTCCAGCGTCTGGCGAGCTGGTCACCCATCGTTCGTGAGCGTGCAGCGCTGGCTTTTGCTCGCCGCAAAGATGCGCCCGTCTCGGCTTTGTTGCCGCTTTTAGAGTCCAAGAATCTGCATGCCCAATACGGTGCCTGTCAGGCGCTTGGCGCCCTGCGCGGACGTGTTGCGCCAGCGGTAGATCTACTCGCCAAGACGTTGGAGTCCAAAGACCTCTGGCTCCGCATCAAAGCCGCTGATGCGCTCGCCACCATCGGTGCTCCGGCGATGAAGACAGTGCCGCGAATGCTCGAGCTGCTCGCGCAAGTGGACACCCAAAACGACCCTCGCGGCATGCAGCAGCGTTACTTCACCTTTGCCCTCTTTGAGAATCGCGATGGCCTACTCAGCCGCTCCTTGCAGGGCGTGGATCGCGAGGCGCTTTACAAAGCTGTGCGTGCCGGATTGCAAAACCAAGATGGCCGCGCCCGTGGCAGCATCGGTTCAGTGTATCGCAATCTCACGCTCGATGAAATCAAGCCACTGCTGCCCGCCATCCTCGCTGCCATCAACGAACGCGCCCCCAGTGGCGAGATGTTTGCCGACACCATCTGCGTCGAAGGCCTGAAGCTCCTTTCGAAGCATCACATCGCCGAAGGCATGGCCGCCTGCGTGAAATACGCTCGTGAGCAGAACCCCTGGGCCAGCCAAAAACGCACTCCAGAGCTGATGCAGACCCTCCTCAGCTACGGCACCCATGCCAAAGCCGTCATCCCCGATCTCACCCGCCTAGCGGAGTACTTTGAGAAAGACGAAAAAGACTTCCCCAAGAACCTCATGATCATGAAAGCCACCACCGTGCGCGACACCATCAAAGCCATCGAATCCAGCACTGAAACGCCAGCGCTCGTTCACATTCAGTAG
- a CDS encoding trypsin-like peptidase domain-containing protein: protein MKLSIFTLLLLGSPLIAADEGAEAAAEKATESFPYVGSWQGRKVDSKDGVGIGTCVLISPNWILTAAHVASPLSKDPASRIVTIEFPGAKRRAIEAHLADGADIALARLDKPITEIKPASILSMALEKDRDGEVTFTIVGTSGGRHAFPAAKGYGEGVKAFRPKDSSSSVAFGKAGDSGGAWMLQTAEVPLLFGIIHGGIKQGDKAFGVAVQPAAFQPWIIKTLAKTGDVASWCPMKEPAKDKK, encoded by the coding sequence ATGAAACTTTCCATTTTCACCCTTCTTCTGCTCGGTTCTCCGCTCATCGCAGCAGATGAAGGCGCGGAGGCTGCGGCCGAGAAGGCGACTGAGTCCTTCCCGTATGTCGGCTCATGGCAGGGGAGGAAGGTGGATAGCAAAGACGGTGTCGGCATTGGCACCTGCGTGCTCATCTCGCCAAATTGGATTCTGACAGCGGCACACGTCGCGAGCCCCTTGTCCAAAGATCCAGCCTCACGCATCGTCACCATTGAGTTCCCCGGAGCCAAACGCCGCGCTATCGAAGCTCATCTCGCAGACGGCGCAGACATCGCTCTGGCACGACTGGACAAACCCATCACCGAAATCAAACCAGCCAGCATTTTGAGCATGGCCCTGGAGAAGGACCGCGACGGCGAAGTCACCTTCACCATCGTAGGCACCAGCGGCGGGAGACACGCCTTCCCCGCTGCCAAGGGCTATGGCGAGGGCGTGAAAGCCTTCCGGCCCAAAGACTCATCGTCTAGCGTAGCCTTCGGCAAGGCAGGCGACAGCGGCGGCGCATGGATGCTCCAAACGGCCGAGGTGCCGTTGTTGTTCGGCATCATTCACGGCGGCATCAAACAAGGCGACAAGGCCTTCGGAGTCGCCGTGCAGCCCGCCGCATTTCAGCCATGGATCATCAAGACTCTGGCCAAGACCGGAGACGTGGCGTCATGGTGCCCAATGAAAGAGCCCGCAAAGGACAAGAAGTAA